A window of the Lolium perenne isolate Kyuss_39 chromosome 7, Kyuss_2.0, whole genome shotgun sequence genome harbors these coding sequences:
- the LOC139833150 gene encoding uncharacterized protein, whose translation MSFISAIEPLNGGNYGSWREKIEVGLALLDLDLALIEACPIEHKDPVRGDKESEDDFNKRVLDHGPKRMKYDLDRAKWDSSNRKCLMVIKSSILEAIRGAIPQCDTASEYLKKVESQFTGSSKAYASTLIRKLVTTKYTGGGVRDHILRMSHMSSKLKSMEMELPEQFVIHLIFASLPKEFETFAVNYNAQPEKWAIEKMISMCVQEEERIKGQSGDSVNYLSPTKKRNFQSFKPQGKPQWNPPPAKPHGKTEDHQPHEEVSKDTCKWCKEKGHYQKDCVAFLKHLCKKGIPYETDPAKRRKMY comes from the coding sequence ATGAGTTTTATCTCGGCTATTGAGCCCCTCAATGGAGGGAACTATGGCTCATGGCGAGAGAAGATTGAGGTGGGGCTTGCTTTGCTTGACCTCGACTTGGCACTGATAGAGGCTTGTCCCATAGAACATAAGGACCCCGTGAGGGGCGACAAAGAAAGTGAAGATGACTTTAACAAAAGGGTTCTcgaccatggaccaaaaagaatGAAGTACGATCTTGATCGTGCTAAGTGGGACTCGTCCAACAGAAAGTGCTTGATGGTGATCAAGAGCTCCATTTTGGAGGCTATAAGGGGAGCAATCCCACAATGTGACACTGCCAGTGAGTACCTgaaaaaggtagagagtcagtttACTGGGTCTTCCAAGGCCTATGCTAGCACTCTCATAAGAAAGCTTGTCACCACCAAATACACTGGTGGTGGAGTAAGGGATCATATATTGAGGATGAGCCATATGTCTTCCAAGCTCAAGTCTATGGAGATGGAGCTTCCAGAACAGTTTGTCATCCATCTGATCTTTGCCTCACTCCCAAAAGAATTTGAGACCTTTGCTGTGAACTACAATGCACAACCAGAAAAGTGGGCCATTGAGAAGATGATTTCCATGTGTGTGCAAGAAGAAGAGAGGATCAAGGGGCAATCTGGTGATTCTGTCAATTACCTAAGCCCAACCAAGAAGAGGAACTTTCAGAGTTTCAAGCCACAAGGGAAACCTCAGTGGAATCCTCCTCCTGCTAAGCCGCATGGAAAGACTGAAGATCACCAGCCGCATGAAGAGGTGTCCAAGGACACTTGCAAGTGGTGCAAGGAAAAGGGCCACTACCAGAAAGACTGTGTGGCATTCCTGAAACATCTGTGCAAGAAAGGGATTCCGTATGAGACAGACCCTGCAAAGAGGAGAAAGATGTATTAA